DNA from Atribacterota bacterium:
AGTTATGATTAATAAGTATTCTTCCCCTTGTTCTTTTGCTTCTACCTTCCAGCCATTATTGACAGCCATGCGGATGATGTTATCTTTGGCTGTTCCGGTATCTACCAGTACTTCTAATAATCCTTCTTTCAATTCTGTTAATTTATTCCTAACCTTAACCACCGGAAGCGGACAGGATAGCCCTCTTACATCAAATTTTTCAACCATTAAAATGATACCTCCTTTTTATTCTTGGTTAAATCACTCATACTGAATCCAATGAATAGACAGATAATCAATCCCACGATGACTGCCGCAGGTCCCCAGGCACCTGGCCCGCTGCCGGAGCTGGCGGTAGCAAAATTGTGGGCAAAACCTGCGCCAAAAATCATACCTAAAACAAATACTGCAGCATCAGTATCTCCTTCTCCGGAAAGAAAGAGCTGACGACCAGGACAACCTCCTGCCAGCGTAAAGGCGAGTCCAGCTAAAACCATTCCTCCGAAATTCCAGATCTGATTGGTATGAGCTACAGGCTGGCTTTGAAATCCCGGATTAAATTGTCCCAATATAATATTGCTGATCCAGGCTGCTATCAATAAGCTGACTACCCCTGTAAACAGGTAAGTGTCTTTAATCAGAAGAACATCCCTGGCAGCTGCAACTGTGCAAAACCTGGTTCTCTGAGCAACAAAACCAATAATTAAGGCAATCATCAAGGCAATCAGGACCGGAGCATGTTGAGAACCAGGACCTTCTATACTGAAAAACACAACTCCGGTGGGCAATTGAGTTCTGAAGAGAAGCAACAACAAAAGTCCTGCCATAACTGAAGGTAGAATCCAGCTTGCCAGAGGTCTGCTTCTTTCATTACGTCCCAGATTATAACCGGATTTGATAAAGAAAATACCGATCGAGATGCCAGCTACTAATCCTGCAATGCCGAAGAGGGCATTACCATCTCCGCCGGATAAACGCAGCAGGGCTCTCCATGGACAACCCAGAAAAACGAGAGATCCAGTCATAGCCAGAAAACCTAAGACAAAGCGGATCAGGGGAGATGAACCTCCTCTAGGCTTAAATTCTTTGAAGACCAGGGCAGCAATCAGGGAGCCCAGGACAAAGCCTAT
Protein-coding regions in this window:
- a CDS encoding sulfurtransferase TusA family protein yields the protein MVEKFDVRGLSCPLPVVKVRNKLTELKEGLLEVLVDTGTAKDNIIRMAVNNGWKVEAKEQGEEYLLIITK
- the yedE gene encoding YedE family putative selenium transporter, with the protein product MSLKNWFLSRKIIIMTGAFIGIAATVLQKLGNPANMGICVACFERDIAGALGFHRAAVVQYIRPEIIGFVLGSLIAALVFKEFKPRGGSSPLIRFVLGFLAMTGSLVFLGCPWRALLRLSGGDGNALFGIAGLVAGISIGIFFIKSGYNLGRNERSRPLASWILPSVMAGLLLLLLFRTQLPTGVVFFSIEGPGSQHAPVLIALMIALIIGFVAQRTRFCTVAAARDVLLIKDTYLFTGVVSLLIAAWISNIILGQFNPGFQSQPVAHTNQIWNFGGMVLAGLAFTLAGGCPGRQLFLSGEGDTDAAVFVLGMIFGAGFAHNFATASSGSGPGAWGPAAVIVGLIICLFIGFSMSDLTKNKKEVSF